AAAGACGGTATAAAATGATCGTGAATCTAGTTTTGCAATTACATCCTGAAGTGCAATCCATTCTGTAACTGCCACAGTATTACCAAGCAATAATCCACTAATTTTCCCTTTATGTTTCATACTTTTCTCCCTTTTATACCAATATATGTTTCTATATCAATAATGTTTTTCTACAAAATAAAAAATGTACATATCCAATGTACATTTCCGCTTAAGCTTGTATACCTTTTCTACTCTATTTCATATATATAATATATAACTTTTATAGAAAGGAGTAATCTATATGCTACAAAAAGAGAATCTATCAGATGCTATGCGTTTACTAGCTGGTTTTCTATTATCATTAAAATTATTATTTACCTCTTTCGGCATACACTTTATTACAAACGATCAAATCGACGCTATTGTTAATGTTGTTTCATTTTTATTTATTCTATACTTTGGCTACAAAAATAACTATGTAGGAAAAAAAGGAGTGGAGCAAAAGAAAATACTCAAAAAACACAACCTTCACTAAAAAAGGAACCTTTTGTACAGGTTCCTTTTTATCATTGACGCACAACAACTTCATTTGTTTGCAATGGGCCATATGATACCTCTTTGTCTTGAAATGTATATGTAGCCTGAAAGAATACTTGTTTAAGAGCTTTATCTTTATTAGCTTTTATTTTACAACGTAGTTCCACCTTCTCATTTGGTAACAAATCATCAATTCGCCATCTTACAAGCTGGAATAAAAACTCACTTATCCCCTTATCAACTTTTAAAGAATTAGGAATATAAGCAAAGTAATCTCGAATCATATGACTTACAACAACTCTCGAAATCATTTCTAACCCTTTATTTTCCACTTCAATTCGCATAATAAGTATGTCGTTTACATCATAGGTCAATTCATACGAAAATTGTTCTGTATACATACTACCAATTTGTAATGTAACGGCTATTTGAGGAGATTCGTTTTCCTTTTTCGATCCGTCAATCCACAATACTG
This genomic interval from Bacillus thuringiensis contains the following:
- a CDS encoding SPP1 phage holin family protein, with the protein product MLQKENLSDAMRLLAGFLLSLKLLFTSFGIHFITNDQIDAIVNVVSFLFILYFGYKNNYVGKKGVEQKKILKKHNLH